The following coding sequences are from one Eucalyptus grandis isolate ANBG69807.140 chromosome 11, ASM1654582v1, whole genome shotgun sequence window:
- the LOC104426541 gene encoding importin subunit alpha-9, whose protein sequence is MADDASPLRRDPIKSSVGNVAAQRRRRQAVAVGKERRESLVRAKRLCRIGVSGSANGDGDGDGDGDVEGDVSPDIDMVVDEEQSVLEAQTSSAVEELKAAIAYQGKGAMQKRVSALRELRRLLSKSEFPPVEAALNAGAIPILVQCLSFGSPDEQLLEAAWCLTNIAAGKPEQTKALLPGLPMLIAHIGEKSSLPVAEQCAWALGNVAGEGEELRNILLSQGSLLPLARMMLPNKGSTVRTAAWALSNLIKGPDSRGATDLIKIDGVLDAIVRHLKKADEELATEIAWVVVYLSALSNFATNLLVKNDVVQLLVERLATSSSLQLLIPVLRGLGNLVAGDTNTTHTLLLPGSEVTDGVVKVVVKCLKSEHRVLKKEAAWVLSNIAAGSVEHKRLIYSSEALPWLIRLVSSAPFDVRKEVAYVLGNLCVGPTEGDARPYLIQEHLVSLVGGGCLSGFIDLVRSADIEAARVGLQFIELVLRGMPNGEGLKLVEREDGIEAMERFQFHENEDLRNMANGLVDKYFGEDYGDDELAG, encoded by the exons ATGGCCGACGACGCCTCGCCCCTCCGAAGAGACCCCATCAAGTCTTCAG TTGGCAATGTCGCGGCACAGAGGAGGCGGCGACAAGCTGTGGCtgtggggaaagaaagaagagaatcaTTAGTTCGCGCGAAGCGGTTATGCAGGATTGGGGTTAGTGGTAGTGCtaatggcgatggcgatggcgatggcgatggcgacgtCGAAGGTGATGTCTCCCCTGACATTGACATGGTGGTCGATGAGGAGCAGTCTGTTTTGGAAGCTCAAACTTCCTCGGCTGTTGAAGAGTTGAAGGCTGCTATTGCATACCA GGGAAAAGGTGCAATGCAGAAAAGAGTGAGTGCTCTCCGTGAATTAAGGCGTTTATTATCAAAATCCGAGTTTCCTCCTGTTGAAGCTGCTCTCAACGCAGGAGCAATACCCATTCTTGTGCAGTGTCTTTCTTTTGGCTCTCCAGATGAACAG TTGCTTGAGGCAGCATGGTGCCTTACAAACATCGCTGCAGGAAAACCAGAACAAACTAAAGCTTTGTTGCCCGGATTGCCAATGCTTATTGCTCATATTGGTG AGAAGAGTTCTTTACCTGTTGCCGAGCAGTGTGCATGGGCATTGGGAAATGTGGCCGGTGAAGGAGAGGAGCTGAGAAACATTTTGCTCTCACAAGGGTCCTTACTACCTCTTGCAAGAATGATGCTTCCAAACAAGGGTTCAACTGTGAGAACAGCTGCCTGGGCATTGTCTAACTTAATCAAG GGACCTGATTCTAGAGGAGCGACCGATCTGATCAAAATTGATGGGGTGCTGGATGCAATTGTTCGGCACTTGAAAAAGGC GGATGAGGAGTTAGCAACAGAGATTGCTTGGGTAGTTGTTTATCTCTCAGCCCTTTCAAATTTTGCTACTAATTTATTGGTGAAGAATGATGTTGTTCAACTCCTTGTGGAAAGATTGGCAACATCGAGTAGTCTGCAATTGCTCATTCCG GTATTGCGGGGTTTAGGTAACCTTGTGGCTGGTGATACAAACACCACCCATACTCTTCTCCTCCCCGGGAGTGAAGTCACAG ATGGGGTGGTGAAGGTCGTTGTAAAATGTTTAAAGAGTGAGCACCGAGTGTTGAAGAAG GAAGCAGCATGGGTGTTATCTAACATAGCCGCTGGTTCTGTTGAACACAAAAGGTTAATATATTCGAGTGAGGCATTGCCATGGCTAATACGCCTTGTCTCATCAGCCCCATTTGATGTAAGGAAGGAGGTGGCATATGTCCTGGGAAATCTTTGTGTTGGCCCAACAGAAGGTGACGCAAGGCCCTATCTTATTCAGGAACACTTAGTTTCACTTGTGGGTGGTGGATGCCTCTCAGGGTTTATTGATCTGGTAAGGTCTGCTGATATTGAGGCGGCAAGAGTGGGACTTCAATTTATAGAGCTG GTTTTGAGGGGAATGCCTAATGGTGAGGGGCTGAAGCTTGTAGAGCGAGAAGATGGGATTGAAGCCATGGAAAGGTTCCAGTTTCACGAAAATGAGGACCTGCGAAATATGGCAAATGGTTTGGTCGACAAGTACTTTGGGGAGGATTACGGGGATGATGAATTGGCTGGTTAA
- the LOC104426542 gene encoding lipid phosphate phosphatase gamma: MPLPPLPPLKAVTVTHVRYHRGDRLGHFLAWISLVPVFISLGGFVSHFIFRRELQGIFFFLGLLVSQFISENIKAWVQQARPETCALLEMCDSHGWPSSHSSYMFFFATYYTLLTYRGIGLADTKNKPLACFLPWFLAVLTMYSRVYLGYHTVGQVFAGATLGSVIGWAWFWLVNTVFCRYFPAIEESAFGRRFYIKDTSHIPNVLKFEYDNARAARKNLEFKSN, from the coding sequence ATGCCtctgccgccgctgccgccgctcAAGGCCGTCACGGTGACCCACGTGCGCTACCATCGGGGCGATCGGCTCGGCCACTTCCTCGCGTGGATCTCGCTCGTCCCGGTCTTCATCAGCCTGGGCGGCTTCGTCTCGCACTTCATCTTCCGCCGCGAGCTGCAgggcatcttcttcttcctcggcctCCTCGTCTCCCAGTTCATCAGCGAGAACATCAAGGCCTGGGTCCAGCAGGCCCGGCCCGAGACGTGCGCGCTCCTCGAGATGTGCGACTCCCACGGCTGGCCCTCCAGCCACTCCTCCTACATGTTCTTCTTCGCCACGTACTACACCCTCCTCACCTACCGCGGGATCGGTCTCGCCGACACCAAGAACAAGCCGCTCGCGTGCTTCCTGCCGTGGTTCCTGGCGGTGCTGACGATGTACTCTAGGGTTTACTTGGGGTACCACACGGTCGGCCAGGTCTTCGCGGGGGCCACGCTCGGGAGCGTGATCGGATGGGCTTGGTTTTGGCTGGTGAACACGGTGTTCTGCCGCTACTTTCCGGCGATCGAGGAGAGCGCGTTCGGGAGGAGGTTCTACATCAAGGACACTTCGCATATCCCGAACGTGTTGAAGTTCGAGTACGACAACGCGAGGGCCGCGAGGAAAAACTTGGAATTCAAGTCCAACTGA
- the LOC104427912 gene encoding MLO-like protein 3, with product MAGGSGSSNESSLEYTPTWALAVVCFLFISTSLVLERLIHLLTHWLKRHRKRALTEAVERLKSELMLLGFVSLLLAVTQESISNICISAKLADTMLPCKKQNSTSVETTEKFQVERFLGEMVMTAAAVNLSMVVDGAAYRKLLWLPWRQLADDEDTTTATTTNSTATDPCSSKGKVSLVTQEGMQQLSIFIFVLAVMQIAYSVIALGLGRLKMRRWEAWEKETQTTEYLVANDPNRFRFTRQTTFGRRHMTTCSDTSINLWIKCFFRQFFRSVAKVDYLTLRHGFISAHLSARHNNFNFQRYIQRSLEEDFKVVVSISPVMWFVVVIFMLVDVHGWNVYLWVSYVPLLLVLVVGTKLEVIVARMALQMKNQNSVIIGTPLVRPNDDLFWFGHPKFVLTLLHYTLFVNAFELAFFIWVTVQFGVGSCYHEHTVILVTRVVLAVAVQVICCYITLPLYALVTQMGSHFKGKVLDEQMANIIKQWHAEVRERRNNSHKLEQSFFQSPRTSLSLESNHSRASPATNFDPPRSSFGAARRALDHSTPSSSSHAKGEITEEEFNEDYDLRIREEGSSRGISRASVLEMPSFRQ from the exons ATGGCGGGCGGCAGCGGATCCAGCAACGAGAGTTCTCTGGAGTACACGCCGACATGGGCGCTAGCGGTGGTTTGCTTCTTGTTCATATCGACCTCCCTCGTTCTCGAGCGCCTCATCCATCTCCTCACACAC TGGCTCAAGAGACACCGGAAGCGTGCCTTGACGGAGGCGGTTGAGAGACTTAAATCCG AGTTGATGCTGCTAGGGTTCGTATCGCTGCTCTTAGCGGTGACCCAAGAATCGATATCAAACATCTGCATCTCTGCCAAGCTCGCAGACACCATGCTTCCTTGTAAGAAGCAAAATTCGACGTCTGTCGAAACGACGGAGAAATTCCAAGTCGAGCGCTTCTTGGGAGAGATGGTAATGACAGCAGCCGCTGTGAACTTGTCGATGGTGGTCGACGGAGCTGCATATCGGAAACTTCTATGGCTTCCATGGCGGCAACTGGCAGATGACGAAGACACGACAACGGCAACAACTACAAACAGCACGGCCACCGATCCTTGCAGCTCAAAG GGGAAGGTGTCATTGGTGACCCAAGAAGGGATGCAGCAGCTCTCGATCTTCATCTTCGTGTTGGCGGTAATGCAGATTGCGTACAGTGTGATCGCCCTGGGTTTGGGCAGATTAAAG ATGAGGCGTTGGGAAGCTTgggaaaaagaaactcaaactaCCGAGTATCTGGTCGCCAATG ATCCAAATAGATTCAGATTCACAAGACAAACAACTTTTGGAAGACGGCACATGACGACTTGTTCCGACACATCCATCAATTTATGGATC AAATGCTTTTTCAGACAATTCTTTCGCTCTGTCGCGAAAGTCGATTACCTCACCCTCAGACACGGTTTCATCTCG gcTCACTTATCGGCTCGCcataataatttcaatttccaaaggTACATACAGCGGTCTTTAGAGGAAGACTTCAAGGTTGTGGTCAGCATAAG CCCCGTGATGTGGTTCGTGGTCGTCATATTCATGCTTGTCGATGTCCATG GGTGGAATGTCTATCTCTGGGTCTCTTACGTCCCGCTCCTG TTGGTGTTGGTGGTCGGGACCAAACTGGAAGTGATCGTGGCGAGAATGGCTCTGCAGATGAAGAACCAGAACAGCGTGATCATCGGCACCCCGCTGGTTCGGCCGAATGACGACCTCTTCTGGTTCGGCCATCCCAAATTCGTCCTCACGCTTCTTCACTACACTCTTTTCGTG AATGCGTTCGAACTCGCGTTCTTCATTTGGGTCACG GTACAATTCGGGGTGGGATCCTGCTACCATGAGCACACCGTGATCCTTGTGACAAGAGTGGTGTTGGC GGTTGCAGTTCAAGTGATTTGCTGCTACATCACTCTTCCCCTGTATGCGCTTGTCACGCAg ATGGGTTCGCACTTCAAAGGCAAAGTCCTGGATGAGCAAATGGCAAACATAATAAAGCAATGGCATGCCGAAGTGAGGGAGAGAAGGAACAACAGCCATAAACTGGAACAATCCTTCTTTCAATCCCCGCGGACTTCTCTGTCTCTCGAGTCGAACCACTCGAGGGCTAGCCCCGCCACGAATTTCGACCCTCCACGGTCGTCTTTCGGGGCCGCCAGGAGGGCGCTGGACCATAGCACTCCCTCCTCGAGTAGTCACGCTAAAGGAGAGATCACGGAGGAAGAATTCAACGAGGATTACGATTTGAGAATCAGAGAGGAAGGCTCTTCCAGGGGCATTTCTCGGGCTTCCGTGTTGGAAATGCCGTCGTTTAGGCAGTGA
- the LOC104426543 gene encoding uncharacterized protein LOC104426543 isoform X4, which yields MGHRHLFGASQTFEGNHAQSWNNMNMEQPNMQLENAGVNGVHYASHWTAPRSSEYGPLGHNDVLPHCQPNVAGLSQESFPHAPNIGTIRTSTDNYACHGSSSSSSSSHYNGHAPYGVDAGFIDLTADGGRRHLKRKSPVIPSLCERGSSSRYYCPGSGSSSAPPVSSELRLEEPDIDSLHAPWDHLPANGDYSYNGPNSLPIRGEGPLRNVRSRYGVEIDTNVSRTHMPTNPHNFIYTSNPVEHSRVVDLQGQSNGLTCDWNHTTVAPAHGRMLISGGYRDGPNQSFGGSSTVGSPLETGGSDFISRRNPIIRQGNLGSSSQPLRSVRSISSQRSSRDPRPSSSSLRSLQVGPSEERLPSVADGYSRHSRPLSAIGWRNNDGARRSRVSTERFRSFPDEGSGRDQLEYEGFMIADRSAFYASRGAFDEHRDLRLDIDNMSYEELLALGERIGNVSTGLSEDSVAKCLTETVQYSSEKFQDQSRCVICLEEYQNMDYVGALKTCGHDYHAGCIRKWLSMKNLCPICKAPAMDEGTKQT from the exons ATGGGGCATAGGCATTTATTTGGTGCATCTCAGACATTTGAGGGTAACCATGCTCAAAGCTGGAATAACATGAATATGGAGCAACCGAATATGCAATTAG AGAATGCGGGCGTGAATGGAGTGCATTATGCTTCTCATTGGACTGCACCAAGGTCAAGTGAATATGGTCCACTTGGTCACAATGATGTGTTGCCACATTGTCAGCCCAATGTCGCCGGGCTATCTCAGGAATCTTTTCCACATGCACCAAACATCGGGACAATCAGGACATCGACGGATAACTATGCATGTCATggatcgtcgtcgtcgtcatcatcgtcACATTACAATGGTCATGCGCCATATGGTGTTGATGCCGGATTTATTGATCTCACGGCTGATGGTGGAAGAAGACACCTTAAGAGAAAAAGCCCTGTAATACCGTCATTGTGTGAGAGGGGCAGTAGTAGCAGATACTACTGTCCAGGAAGTGGAAGTTCCTCTGCTCCTCCTGTCTCTTCTGAATTACGGCTGGAGGAACCAGACATTGACTCGCTTCATGCGCCTTGGGATCATCTCCCTGCTAATGGAGATTATTCCTACAATGGGCCCAACAGCCTTCCAATCAGGGGTGAGGGTCCTTTAAGGAATGTGAGAAGTCGTTATGGGGTCGAAATAGATACCAATGTGTCCAGGACACATATGCCAACCAATCcacataattttatttatacAAGCAACCCTGTGGAGCATTCTCGCGTGGTGGATCTTCAAGGTCAATCTAATGGTCTGACATGTGACTGGAACCATACCACTGTTGCTCCTGCTCATGGGAGGATGTTAATTTCAG GTGGATATAGAGACGGGCCAAACCAGTCTTTTGGTGGAAGCAGTACTGTTGGTTCTCCCCTGGAGACTGGTGGATCTGATTTTATTTCGAGGAGAAATCCTATCATCCGTCAAGGCAATCTCGGATCCTCAAGCCAGCCACTGAGAAGTGTTCGTAGCATCTCTTCTCAAAGATCTAGCCGAGATCCCCGGCCTTCTTCAAGCAGCTTACGATCTTTACAAGTGGGACCTTCAGAAGAGAGACTGCCATCAGTTGCAGATGGTTACTCAAGACATTCGAGGCCACTTTCTGCCATAGGATGGCGTAATAATGATGGGGCTCGGAGATCAAGGGTATCTACTGAAAGATTTCGGTCGTTTCCTGATGAAGGAAGTGGCCGTGATCAATTAGAATATGAG GGATTCATGATTGCGGATCGCTCAGCTTTTTATGCTTCAAGAGGTGCGTTTGATGAGCACCGGGACTTGAGGCTAGACATAGATAACATGAGCTATGAG GAGCTGCTGGCATTGGGGGAAAGGATTGGTAATGTCAGTACAGGCTTGTCTGAGGATTCAGTAGCAAAATGTTTGACAGAAACGGTACAATATTCATCAGAGAAATTTCAGGATCAGAGTAGATGTGTTATCTGCCTG GAGGAGTACCAAAACATGGACTACGTTGGGGCACTGAAAACTTGCGGCCATGATTACCATGCTGGCTGCATAAGAAAGTGGCTATCGATGAAGAACTTATGTCCGATTTGCAAAGCTCCGGCGATGGACGAGGGCACAAAGCAAACCTAA
- the LOC104426543 gene encoding uncharacterized protein LOC104426543 isoform X2, producing MGHRHLFGASQTFEGNHAQSWNNMNMEQPNMQLARGSSVENGTFFYSVENAGVNGVHYASHWTAPRSSEYGPLGHNDVLPHCQPNVAGLSQESFPHAPNIGTIRTSTDNYACHGSSSSSSSSHYNGHAPYGVDAGFIDLTADGGRRHLKRKSPVIPSLCERGSSSRYYCPGSGSSSAPPVSSELRLEEPDIDSLHAPWDHLPANGDYSYNGPNSLPIRGEGPLRNVRSRYGVEIDTNVSRTHMPTNPHNFIYTSNPVEHSRVVDLQGQSNGLTCDWNHTTVAPAHGRMLISGGYRDGPNQSFGGSSTVGSPLETGGSDFISRRNPIIRQGNLGSSSQPLRSVRSISSQRSSRDPRPSSSSLRSLQVGPSEERLPSVADGYSRHSRPLSAIGWRNNDGARRSRVSTERFRSFPDEGSGRDQLEYEGFMIADRSAFYASRGAFDEHRDLRLDIDNMSYEELLALGERIGNVSTGLSEDSVAKCLTETVQYSSEKFQDQSRCVICLEEYQNMDYVGALKTCGHDYHAGCIRKWLSMKNLCPICKAPAMDEGTKQT from the exons ATGGGGCATAGGCATTTATTTGGTGCATCTCAGACATTTGAGGGTAACCATGCTCAAAGCTGGAATAACATGAATATGGAGCAACCGAATATGCAATTAG CCAGGGGAAGTTCTGTAGAAAATGGTACTTTCTTTTATTCTGTAGAGAATGCGGGCGTGAATGGAGTGCATTATGCTTCTCATTGGACTGCACCAAGGTCAAGTGAATATGGTCCACTTGGTCACAATGATGTGTTGCCACATTGTCAGCCCAATGTCGCCGGGCTATCTCAGGAATCTTTTCCACATGCACCAAACATCGGGACAATCAGGACATCGACGGATAACTATGCATGTCATggatcgtcgtcgtcgtcatcatcgtcACATTACAATGGTCATGCGCCATATGGTGTTGATGCCGGATTTATTGATCTCACGGCTGATGGTGGAAGAAGACACCTTAAGAGAAAAAGCCCTGTAATACCGTCATTGTGTGAGAGGGGCAGTAGTAGCAGATACTACTGTCCAGGAAGTGGAAGTTCCTCTGCTCCTCCTGTCTCTTCTGAATTACGGCTGGAGGAACCAGACATTGACTCGCTTCATGCGCCTTGGGATCATCTCCCTGCTAATGGAGATTATTCCTACAATGGGCCCAACAGCCTTCCAATCAGGGGTGAGGGTCCTTTAAGGAATGTGAGAAGTCGTTATGGGGTCGAAATAGATACCAATGTGTCCAGGACACATATGCCAACCAATCcacataattttatttatacAAGCAACCCTGTGGAGCATTCTCGCGTGGTGGATCTTCAAGGTCAATCTAATGGTCTGACATGTGACTGGAACCATACCACTGTTGCTCCTGCTCATGGGAGGATGTTAATTTCAG GTGGATATAGAGACGGGCCAAACCAGTCTTTTGGTGGAAGCAGTACTGTTGGTTCTCCCCTGGAGACTGGTGGATCTGATTTTATTTCGAGGAGAAATCCTATCATCCGTCAAGGCAATCTCGGATCCTCAAGCCAGCCACTGAGAAGTGTTCGTAGCATCTCTTCTCAAAGATCTAGCCGAGATCCCCGGCCTTCTTCAAGCAGCTTACGATCTTTACAAGTGGGACCTTCAGAAGAGAGACTGCCATCAGTTGCAGATGGTTACTCAAGACATTCGAGGCCACTTTCTGCCATAGGATGGCGTAATAATGATGGGGCTCGGAGATCAAGGGTATCTACTGAAAGATTTCGGTCGTTTCCTGATGAAGGAAGTGGCCGTGATCAATTAGAATATGAG GGATTCATGATTGCGGATCGCTCAGCTTTTTATGCTTCAAGAGGTGCGTTTGATGAGCACCGGGACTTGAGGCTAGACATAGATAACATGAGCTATGAG GAGCTGCTGGCATTGGGGGAAAGGATTGGTAATGTCAGTACAGGCTTGTCTGAGGATTCAGTAGCAAAATGTTTGACAGAAACGGTACAATATTCATCAGAGAAATTTCAGGATCAGAGTAGATGTGTTATCTGCCTG GAGGAGTACCAAAACATGGACTACGTTGGGGCACTGAAAACTTGCGGCCATGATTACCATGCTGGCTGCATAAGAAAGTGGCTATCGATGAAGAACTTATGTCCGATTTGCAAAGCTCCGGCGATGGACGAGGGCACAAAGCAAACCTAA
- the LOC104426543 gene encoding uncharacterized protein LOC104426543 isoform X3: MSTNTVMGHRHLFGASQTFEGNHAQSWNNMNMEQPNMQLENAGVNGVHYASHWTAPRSSEYGPLGHNDVLPHCQPNVAGLSQESFPHAPNIGTIRTSTDNYACHGSSSSSSSSHYNGHAPYGVDAGFIDLTADGGRRHLKRKSPVIPSLCERGSSSRYYCPGSGSSSAPPVSSELRLEEPDIDSLHAPWDHLPANGDYSYNGPNSLPIRGEGPLRNVRSRYGVEIDTNVSRTHMPTNPHNFIYTSNPVEHSRVVDLQGQSNGLTCDWNHTTVAPAHGRMLISGGYRDGPNQSFGGSSTVGSPLETGGSDFISRRNPIIRQGNLGSSSQPLRSVRSISSQRSSRDPRPSSSSLRSLQVGPSEERLPSVADGYSRHSRPLSAIGWRNNDGARRSRVSTERFRSFPDEGSGRDQLEYEGFMIADRSAFYASRGAFDEHRDLRLDIDNMSYEELLALGERIGNVSTGLSEDSVAKCLTETVQYSSEKFQDQSRCVICLEEYQNMDYVGALKTCGHDYHAGCIRKWLSMKNLCPICKAPAMDEGTKQT; this comes from the exons ATGTCTACAAATACAG TTATGGGGCATAGGCATTTATTTGGTGCATCTCAGACATTTGAGGGTAACCATGCTCAAAGCTGGAATAACATGAATATGGAGCAACCGAATATGCAATTAG AGAATGCGGGCGTGAATGGAGTGCATTATGCTTCTCATTGGACTGCACCAAGGTCAAGTGAATATGGTCCACTTGGTCACAATGATGTGTTGCCACATTGTCAGCCCAATGTCGCCGGGCTATCTCAGGAATCTTTTCCACATGCACCAAACATCGGGACAATCAGGACATCGACGGATAACTATGCATGTCATggatcgtcgtcgtcgtcatcatcgtcACATTACAATGGTCATGCGCCATATGGTGTTGATGCCGGATTTATTGATCTCACGGCTGATGGTGGAAGAAGACACCTTAAGAGAAAAAGCCCTGTAATACCGTCATTGTGTGAGAGGGGCAGTAGTAGCAGATACTACTGTCCAGGAAGTGGAAGTTCCTCTGCTCCTCCTGTCTCTTCTGAATTACGGCTGGAGGAACCAGACATTGACTCGCTTCATGCGCCTTGGGATCATCTCCCTGCTAATGGAGATTATTCCTACAATGGGCCCAACAGCCTTCCAATCAGGGGTGAGGGTCCTTTAAGGAATGTGAGAAGTCGTTATGGGGTCGAAATAGATACCAATGTGTCCAGGACACATATGCCAACCAATCcacataattttatttatacAAGCAACCCTGTGGAGCATTCTCGCGTGGTGGATCTTCAAGGTCAATCTAATGGTCTGACATGTGACTGGAACCATACCACTGTTGCTCCTGCTCATGGGAGGATGTTAATTTCAG GTGGATATAGAGACGGGCCAAACCAGTCTTTTGGTGGAAGCAGTACTGTTGGTTCTCCCCTGGAGACTGGTGGATCTGATTTTATTTCGAGGAGAAATCCTATCATCCGTCAAGGCAATCTCGGATCCTCAAGCCAGCCACTGAGAAGTGTTCGTAGCATCTCTTCTCAAAGATCTAGCCGAGATCCCCGGCCTTCTTCAAGCAGCTTACGATCTTTACAAGTGGGACCTTCAGAAGAGAGACTGCCATCAGTTGCAGATGGTTACTCAAGACATTCGAGGCCACTTTCTGCCATAGGATGGCGTAATAATGATGGGGCTCGGAGATCAAGGGTATCTACTGAAAGATTTCGGTCGTTTCCTGATGAAGGAAGTGGCCGTGATCAATTAGAATATGAG GGATTCATGATTGCGGATCGCTCAGCTTTTTATGCTTCAAGAGGTGCGTTTGATGAGCACCGGGACTTGAGGCTAGACATAGATAACATGAGCTATGAG GAGCTGCTGGCATTGGGGGAAAGGATTGGTAATGTCAGTACAGGCTTGTCTGAGGATTCAGTAGCAAAATGTTTGACAGAAACGGTACAATATTCATCAGAGAAATTTCAGGATCAGAGTAGATGTGTTATCTGCCTG GAGGAGTACCAAAACATGGACTACGTTGGGGCACTGAAAACTTGCGGCCATGATTACCATGCTGGCTGCATAAGAAAGTGGCTATCGATGAAGAACTTATGTCCGATTTGCAAAGCTCCGGCGATGGACGAGGGCACAAAGCAAACCTAA
- the LOC104426543 gene encoding uncharacterized protein LOC104426543 isoform X1: MSTNTVMGHRHLFGASQTFEGNHAQSWNNMNMEQPNMQLARGSSVENGTFFYSVENAGVNGVHYASHWTAPRSSEYGPLGHNDVLPHCQPNVAGLSQESFPHAPNIGTIRTSTDNYACHGSSSSSSSSHYNGHAPYGVDAGFIDLTADGGRRHLKRKSPVIPSLCERGSSSRYYCPGSGSSSAPPVSSELRLEEPDIDSLHAPWDHLPANGDYSYNGPNSLPIRGEGPLRNVRSRYGVEIDTNVSRTHMPTNPHNFIYTSNPVEHSRVVDLQGQSNGLTCDWNHTTVAPAHGRMLISGGYRDGPNQSFGGSSTVGSPLETGGSDFISRRNPIIRQGNLGSSSQPLRSVRSISSQRSSRDPRPSSSSLRSLQVGPSEERLPSVADGYSRHSRPLSAIGWRNNDGARRSRVSTERFRSFPDEGSGRDQLEYEGFMIADRSAFYASRGAFDEHRDLRLDIDNMSYEELLALGERIGNVSTGLSEDSVAKCLTETVQYSSEKFQDQSRCVICLEEYQNMDYVGALKTCGHDYHAGCIRKWLSMKNLCPICKAPAMDEGTKQT, from the exons ATGTCTACAAATACAG TTATGGGGCATAGGCATTTATTTGGTGCATCTCAGACATTTGAGGGTAACCATGCTCAAAGCTGGAATAACATGAATATGGAGCAACCGAATATGCAATTAG CCAGGGGAAGTTCTGTAGAAAATGGTACTTTCTTTTATTCTGTAGAGAATGCGGGCGTGAATGGAGTGCATTATGCTTCTCATTGGACTGCACCAAGGTCAAGTGAATATGGTCCACTTGGTCACAATGATGTGTTGCCACATTGTCAGCCCAATGTCGCCGGGCTATCTCAGGAATCTTTTCCACATGCACCAAACATCGGGACAATCAGGACATCGACGGATAACTATGCATGTCATggatcgtcgtcgtcgtcatcatcgtcACATTACAATGGTCATGCGCCATATGGTGTTGATGCCGGATTTATTGATCTCACGGCTGATGGTGGAAGAAGACACCTTAAGAGAAAAAGCCCTGTAATACCGTCATTGTGTGAGAGGGGCAGTAGTAGCAGATACTACTGTCCAGGAAGTGGAAGTTCCTCTGCTCCTCCTGTCTCTTCTGAATTACGGCTGGAGGAACCAGACATTGACTCGCTTCATGCGCCTTGGGATCATCTCCCTGCTAATGGAGATTATTCCTACAATGGGCCCAACAGCCTTCCAATCAGGGGTGAGGGTCCTTTAAGGAATGTGAGAAGTCGTTATGGGGTCGAAATAGATACCAATGTGTCCAGGACACATATGCCAACCAATCcacataattttatttatacAAGCAACCCTGTGGAGCATTCTCGCGTGGTGGATCTTCAAGGTCAATCTAATGGTCTGACATGTGACTGGAACCATACCACTGTTGCTCCTGCTCATGGGAGGATGTTAATTTCAG GTGGATATAGAGACGGGCCAAACCAGTCTTTTGGTGGAAGCAGTACTGTTGGTTCTCCCCTGGAGACTGGTGGATCTGATTTTATTTCGAGGAGAAATCCTATCATCCGTCAAGGCAATCTCGGATCCTCAAGCCAGCCACTGAGAAGTGTTCGTAGCATCTCTTCTCAAAGATCTAGCCGAGATCCCCGGCCTTCTTCAAGCAGCTTACGATCTTTACAAGTGGGACCTTCAGAAGAGAGACTGCCATCAGTTGCAGATGGTTACTCAAGACATTCGAGGCCACTTTCTGCCATAGGATGGCGTAATAATGATGGGGCTCGGAGATCAAGGGTATCTACTGAAAGATTTCGGTCGTTTCCTGATGAAGGAAGTGGCCGTGATCAATTAGAATATGAG GGATTCATGATTGCGGATCGCTCAGCTTTTTATGCTTCAAGAGGTGCGTTTGATGAGCACCGGGACTTGAGGCTAGACATAGATAACATGAGCTATGAG GAGCTGCTGGCATTGGGGGAAAGGATTGGTAATGTCAGTACAGGCTTGTCTGAGGATTCAGTAGCAAAATGTTTGACAGAAACGGTACAATATTCATCAGAGAAATTTCAGGATCAGAGTAGATGTGTTATCTGCCTG GAGGAGTACCAAAACATGGACTACGTTGGGGCACTGAAAACTTGCGGCCATGATTACCATGCTGGCTGCATAAGAAAGTGGCTATCGATGAAGAACTTATGTCCGATTTGCAAAGCTCCGGCGATGGACGAGGGCACAAAGCAAACCTAA